TTGGTTCGCCAATCGCGAATTGCATCTTCGATTGACTGGGGATCATTGTGCGCGTGAATTCGGCAGTCTGCGCGGCCGGCTCGCGCCCCCTCGTGAATACTGGCATGCACGAGCGAGTCGAGAACGAGCAGATCGCCGCGCTGCGGCAGCGTTGTCAGGAGAGCAAAATTTGCGATATAGCCGCCTCCAAAGAAAAGCGCTGCCTCCGCGCCAAAGAACTGAGCCGCCTCCGCTTCGAGCCGTTCATGCTCCTCGCAATTGCCGCGCAGAAGCCGCGACCCGCCGGCTCCAACCGGAGCGCCCGCCTCGAGCGCGGCGACTATCGCCTTTTTGATGCGGGGGGCGCTCCCGAGCGCCAGATAGTCGTTTGATGCGAAATCGATCCCCACGCGCGGCTTGAGGCAGCGCAGCCGTTTATCTTCGTTCAAGGCATCCAACGCTGCGACGTAGGGACTAAGTCTAGCTGCTTGCATTGACCGCATTCATCGCTCCCAGGATCGCATCAAATCACGCAAAAGATCCGTTGACGGTTGAAGAAGGATGGACGGCCCTTGAGGCTCAACTTGCCAGGATGCGATTGTCTTGGTCCACACGCACAATGCGTGGCTTGAATATCTTTGCTTCGGCCTCGTCGAATGAGGCATATGCAACGATAATGATCTTGTCTCCGGGCATTGCGAGTCGGGCGGCCGCACCGTTCAGGCTTATCGTGCCAGACCTCGGCGGCGCCTCGATCACGTAGGTGGCAAAGCGCGTCCCTGTTTCGACATTGTAAATTTCGACTCGCTCGTTGATCAGCATTCCCGCCGCCTCCAGGAGCGTACGATCTATCGAGATCGAGCCTTCGTAGTGCAAATCAGCTTCGGTTACTGAGGCGCGATGGATTTTACCCTTCATCAAAGCTATCTGCATTGTTCACCTAGGCGGGATGTAGGGGCAACATATTGCGCGCACTGCTTCCCTCCGGCGAGCCCGGACGTGATGCCGAGCCGGGCCAGCAGATCCGCATCACGATCAACTTTCGGGTTTTTGGTGGTCAAGAGCACGTCGCCGATGAAGATCGAATTTGCTCCGCCCAAGAAGCAAAGCGCCTGCAATTCATCGCTCATGTATTGCCGCCCGGCGGACAAGCGAACCACACTCCTTGGCATCATGATCCGCGCGGTCGCCACCAGGCGGACCAGCGCGATCGGATCGGGAGGCTCCGCGTGG
This is a stretch of genomic DNA from Bradyrhizobium sp. CB2312. It encodes these proteins:
- the panD gene encoding aspartate 1-decarboxylase; its protein translation is MQIALMKGKIHRASVTEADLHYEGSISIDRTLLEAAGMLINERVEIYNVETGTRFATYVIEAPPRSGTISLNGAAARLAMPGDKIIIVAYASFDEAEAKIFKPRIVRVDQDNRILAS